The proteins below are encoded in one region of Streptomyces marianii:
- a CDS encoding sensor histidine kinase, whose amino-acid sequence MTVAVWEAMRRRPLRFALSAWPLRSWAFLLSGTVLGFVVLLLFAALLLVGVGLSVVGIGLVILMASAVFGVPVAALERRRLRLVEPDHLLDPHGSLPGTGALPWLRTRLRERATWRELAYTLILGVVFTATGIGFIALLGLSVILAATPVIVWAIAPDTVMLVPGQPISDPVAALPGSATGLFGLLVSAYAGGLLAGAQVRIAQFLLSARDEDLSSRVIELTRSRARLVDAFEAERRRIERDLHDGAQQQLVALTMTLGLAELELRGQDSTAAPLIARARTEARQALGQLRSLVRGIHPQVLTDHGLPAAVAELALRNPIPVTVDIDLPDRLPSAVEATAYFTVTEALTNASKHSGADEVAVVGGLTDDKLVLLITDNGHGGADPAAGAGLQGLADRVAILKGRLIVTSPVGGPTQLRVEVPCSA is encoded by the coding sequence ATGACCGTCGCCGTCTGGGAGGCCATGCGGCGACGCCCGTTGCGCTTCGCGCTGTCCGCCTGGCCGCTGCGCTCCTGGGCGTTCCTGCTGAGCGGCACCGTCCTGGGCTTCGTGGTGCTGTTGCTCTTCGCCGCCCTGCTCCTCGTCGGCGTCGGCCTTTCGGTGGTGGGCATCGGCCTCGTCATCCTCATGGCGAGTGCCGTGTTCGGTGTTCCGGTCGCCGCCCTGGAGCGCCGCCGGCTACGGCTCGTCGAACCGGACCACCTCCTCGACCCGCACGGCTCCCTGCCCGGGACGGGTGCCCTGCCGTGGCTGCGCACCCGGCTGCGGGAGCGGGCGACCTGGCGGGAACTGGCGTACACGCTGATCCTGGGGGTCGTCTTCACGGCCACGGGAATCGGCTTCATCGCCCTGCTGGGGCTGTCGGTGATCCTGGCCGCGACGCCCGTCATCGTGTGGGCGATCGCTCCCGACACGGTGATGCTGGTGCCCGGGCAGCCGATCTCCGACCCGGTCGCGGCCCTGCCGGGCAGCGCCACGGGGCTGTTCGGGCTGCTGGTCTCGGCGTACGCGGGCGGGCTGCTGGCGGGTGCGCAGGTGCGGATCGCGCAGTTCCTGCTGTCGGCCCGTGACGAGGACCTCAGCAGCCGGGTCATCGAACTCACCCGGTCCCGGGCCCGGTTGGTCGACGCCTTCGAGGCGGAGCGGCGCCGAATCGAGCGCGATCTGCACGACGGCGCCCAACAGCAGCTGGTGGCGCTCACCATGACGCTGGGTCTGGCCGAACTCGAGCTGCGCGGCCAGGACTCAACGGCCGCCCCGCTGATCGCCCGGGCCCGCACCGAGGCCCGCCAGGCGCTGGGTCAACTGCGCTCCCTGGTGCGCGGCATCCACCCCCAGGTCCTCACCGACCACGGGCTGCCCGCGGCGGTCGCCGAACTCGCCCTGCGCAACCCGATCCCGGTGACCGTCGACATCGATCTCCCGGACCGGCTGCCGTCGGCGGTCGAGGCGACGGCGTACTTCACCGTCACCGAGGCGCTGACGAACGCCTCCAAGCACAGCGGCGCCGACGAGGTGGCCGTCGTCGGCGGGCTCACGGACGACAAGCTCGTCCTGCTCATCACCGACAACGGGCACGGCGGAGCCGATCCTGCCGCCGGTGCCGGTCTGCAAGGATTGGCGGACCGCGTGGCCATTCTGAAAGGCAGGCTCATCGTGACCAGTCCCGTCGGCGGACCGACACAGCTGCGCGTGGAGGTGCCGTGCTCCGCGTAG